One part of the Thermodesulfovibrio sp. 3462-1 genome encodes these proteins:
- the ftsA gene encoding cell division protein FtsA yields the protein MSEIAVIDIGTTKIAFASAKIENSRVKINFMRSYPSAGLKKGKIVDMEAMSTSIKRALQEIETTTGLKMKKAYVCASGNDIKGIYSNAAVKVRKKEVTEQDVDLAIEAATAMRIPSDRQAVHILPVEFIVDGVNGIKDPVGMKALRLEARVYIITASSSHIQNIVTCCNKAGIEVEEIVLQSIASAEATLTEHDREMGTVVVDIGGGSTDIAVFQDGYLKHVATYGVGGNHITNDLAIGLKIPFREAERIKTQFAVAMPDISFGDLKFEKDKDEIEIVGIDKHSIKIPMTVIKEIVYARCEEILEIIKKELDSIPLDSISSAVFTGGTSLLQGFVSLAEGFLSIPARIGKPDAGLMEMAYELGLDETPFNEEEIEGIYNPEFSSTVGTFIYVLKTGHYNESNSGFEGVFNKILTWFEKGLKKFV from the coding sequence ATGAGTGAGATTGCAGTAATAGATATTGGAACAACAAAAATAGCTTTTGCTTCAGCAAAAATTGAGAATTCAAGAGTAAAGATCAATTTTATGAGAAGTTATCCTTCTGCTGGTTTAAAGAAAGGTAAAATAGTTGACATGGAAGCAATGAGCACTTCTATTAAAAGAGCTTTACAGGAGATAGAAACCACTACAGGATTAAAGATGAAAAAAGCTTATGTCTGTGCCTCAGGAAATGATATCAAAGGTATTTACAGTAATGCAGCAGTCAAGGTAAGAAAAAAAGAAGTGACAGAGCAAGATGTTGATTTAGCAATTGAAGCAGCAACTGCCATGAGAATTCCTTCTGACAGACAAGCGGTTCATATTTTGCCTGTTGAGTTTATTGTAGATGGAGTAAATGGAATAAAAGACCCTGTTGGCATGAAGGCATTAAGGCTTGAAGCAAGGGTTTATATTATAACTGCTTCATCATCTCACATTCAGAATATTGTTACTTGCTGTAATAAAGCAGGAATTGAAGTTGAAGAAATTGTGCTGCAGAGTATAGCATCCGCTGAAGCTACTCTTACAGAACATGACAGAGAAATGGGAACTGTGGTTGTTGATATTGGTGGAGGAAGTACAGACATTGCTGTATTTCAAGATGGTTATTTAAAGCATGTGGCAACATATGGCGTTGGAGGTAATCACATTACAAATGATCTGGCAATAGGGTTAAAGATACCATTCAGAGAAGCAGAAAGAATAAAAACCCAGTTTGCAGTGGCAATGCCTGATATTAGCTTCGGAGATTTGAAGTTTGAAAAAGATAAGGATGAAATAGAAATTGTCGGGATTGATAAGCATTCTATAAAAATTCCCATGACTGTAATAAAAGAAATAGTTTATGCAAGATGTGAGGAAATTCTTGAAATCATTAAAAAGGAGCTTGACTCAATTCCTCTTGATTCAATATCTTCAGCAGTATTTACTGGTGGAACTTCTCTTTTGCAGGGTTTTGTTTCTCTGGCTGAAGGATTTCTATCAATTCCTGCAAGAATAGGAAAACCTGATGCAGGACTTATGGAAATGGCTTATGAACTTGGGTTAGATGAGACTCCTTTTAATGAGGAAGAAATAGAAGGAATTTACAATCCTGAGTTTTCTTCAACCGTAGGCACTTTTATTTATGTATTAAAAACAGGACACTATAATGAATCAAATTCAGGCTTTGAAGGAGTTTTTAATAAAATTCTAACATGGTTTGAAAAGGGATTGAAAAAATTTGTATAA
- the recN gene encoding DNA repair protein RecN → MIEELIIKNFAIIDSLSIPLAEGFNVLTGETGAGKSIIVDAIGVLLKEKVSASDFVKHGKNEAVIEVALSDVKIAESEDNLVILRRVLPVHGKTKSYINDSIYTSQGFVKIASQLINIHGQHEHTYLLKKENHIDFFDTIAGLNEEVNAFAEIYEKVLTIREKIELLKKELITKRQKKELMEFQLKEIESAQLKEGEEEELNEQRKILKNVLKLKELAENAFSLLYDEKNSVHENLSQTLTTLKELARFDSKAEEIKNLVESALAQIDEAIYSLRKLKESYEPDPFTLEKIEERLTLLNKLKSKYGGSIREILEYAKNTEKELSIVSISEEEIKKLQEELNTAQAEMHKRAEELSQKRKNLAKRIEAQVNEELKEVGFSNPQFEIRISEKEISSKGKDDVEFYFSANPGEPPKPLSKVASGGELSRLMLALKCVELKEAKKDIKSMTLIFDEIDAGIGGSVAENVGKRLSELARYYQVLCVTHLPQIAAKAQHHLKVEKVISDEKTVVKVELLNKAKRKEEIARMLSGRITESSLFHAEELLQD, encoded by the coding sequence ATGATTGAAGAGCTTATAATTAAAAACTTTGCAATTATTGACAGTCTTTCAATTCCGCTGGCAGAGGGATTTAATGTCCTTACAGGTGAGACAGGAGCTGGAAAATCTATAATTGTTGATGCTATAGGAGTTTTGCTTAAGGAAAAAGTATCAGCCTCTGATTTTGTGAAACACGGTAAAAATGAGGCTGTCATAGAAGTGGCACTCAGTGATGTAAAGATTGCAGAGTCAGAGGATAATCTTGTAATTCTTAGAAGAGTTCTTCCAGTTCATGGAAAGACAAAGTCATACATAAATGATTCAATTTACACATCTCAGGGATTTGTAAAAATTGCTTCTCAGCTTATAAACATTCATGGACAGCATGAACATACCTATCTTTTAAAAAAGGAAAATCACATTGATTTTTTTGACACAATTGCAGGATTAAATGAAGAAGTAAATGCCTTTGCTGAAATTTATGAAAAAGTTCTTACAATAAGAGAAAAAATTGAGCTACTTAAGAAGGAACTCATAACAAAAAGGCAGAAAAAGGAGCTTATGGAGTTTCAACTGAAAGAGATTGAATCTGCTCAACTTAAAGAAGGAGAGGAAGAAGAACTAAATGAACAGAGAAAGATACTTAAAAATGTTTTAAAGCTTAAAGAGCTTGCTGAAAACGCCTTCAGTCTTCTTTATGATGAAAAAAACTCGGTTCATGAAAATCTTTCTCAAACGCTAACAACTCTTAAAGAGCTTGCTCGTTTTGACTCAAAAGCAGAGGAGATAAAAAATCTCGTAGAATCAGCTCTTGCCCAGATTGATGAAGCTATTTACTCCTTAAGAAAACTTAAAGAAAGCTATGAGCCAGACCCATTTACTCTTGAAAAGATAGAGGAAAGACTTACACTACTGAACAAACTTAAGTCAAAATATGGAGGCTCAATAAGAGAAATCCTTGAATACGCAAAAAACACTGAGAAAGAACTCAGTATTGTCAGTATTTCAGAGGAAGAAATTAAAAAACTGCAAGAAGAACTTAACACTGCTCAAGCAGAGATGCATAAACGAGCAGAGGAACTTTCACAAAAGAGAAAAAATCTGGCAAAAAGAATTGAAGCCCAGGTCAATGAAGAGCTTAAAGAGGTTGGATTCAGTAATCCTCAATTTGAAATAAGAATCAGCGAAAAAGAGATTTCATCAAAAGGCAAGGATGATGTGGAGTTTTATTTTTCGGCAAATCCAGGAGAACCTCCAAAACCTTTAAGCAAGGTCGCATCAGGAGGAGAACTGTCTCGTTTAATGCTCGCTCTTAAATGTGTTGAGCTTAAGGAAGCAAAAAAGGATATAAAATCAATGACTTTGATATTTGATGAAATTGATGCTGGAATTGGAGGAAGTGTGGCAGAAAATGTTGGGAAGAGACTTAGTGAGCTTGCAAGGTATTATCAGGTGCTTTGCGTAACTCATCTTCCGCAGATTGCAGCAAAGGCTCAGCATCATCTAAAGGTAGAGAAAGTTATATCGGATGAAAAAACAGTTGTAAAGGTTGAATTGCTAAATAAGGCAAAGAGAAAAGAGGAAATTGCCCGAATGCTGAGTGGACGAATCACAGAAAGTTCCCTTTTTCACGCTGAAGAACTGCTTCAGGATTGA
- a CDS encoding MBL fold metallo-hydrolase translates to MKIQFFGATKTVTGSCFLLKAENHSILIDCGLFQEDEKEYLNYEPFTFNPKKIDLMILTHAHLDHSALIPKLVREGLRCKIITTPATKDLLEIMLFDALKVQKNENYKKPLYDEENIYKALKQIETLPYQRTLKFNEIQITLFDAGHILGAATVQLNINGKKVVFSGDIGRSSYPILRDPETPEEADWLVLESTYGNRVHKSLDESINELVQAIKDTFQKGGNVIIPAFAVGRTQDLLYILNKTVRQGLLQPVNVYLDSPLAEEATKIYLSHPELFDDEALREMKNSNRLSIKLHFVKTVEESKKLNSIKSNAVIIAGSGMCQGGRIVYHLYHNIDREECSIIFAGFQAKGTLGRKIVDGEKEVSILGKMLPVRAKVYTIGGFSAHADRDELLKWLQSIKTKPEIFLVHGEAEVIEAFKNSIEEKFGFPCRIPERLSVYEI, encoded by the coding sequence ATGAAAATTCAATTTTTCGGAGCAACAAAGACTGTTACTGGTTCCTGCTTTCTTCTTAAAGCTGAAAACCATAGCATCCTCATTGATTGCGGACTGTTTCAAGAAGATGAAAAAGAGTATTTAAACTACGAACCCTTCACCTTCAATCCAAAGAAAATAGACCTGATGATTCTTACTCATGCCCATCTGGACCATTCTGCCCTTATCCCAAAACTTGTAAGAGAGGGCTTGAGATGCAAAATTATAACAACTCCTGCTACAAAGGACCTTCTTGAAATAATGCTCTTTGATGCATTAAAGGTACAAAAAAATGAAAACTACAAAAAGCCCCTTTACGATGAAGAAAACATATACAAGGCATTAAAACAAATAGAAACACTGCCTTATCAAAGAACTTTAAAATTCAACGAAATACAGATAACCCTCTTTGATGCAGGACATATTCTTGGAGCAGCTACTGTTCAGTTAAATATTAATGGTAAAAAAGTTGTATTTTCAGGAGACATTGGAAGAAGTAGTTATCCTATTTTACGAGATCCCGAAACTCCTGAGGAAGCAGATTGGCTTGTTTTAGAATCCACCTATGGAAACAGAGTTCATAAAAGTCTTGATGAAAGCATTAACGAGCTTGTTCAGGCAATAAAGGATACTTTTCAAAAAGGTGGAAATGTAATAATTCCAGCCTTTGCTGTAGGAAGAACTCAGGATTTGCTTTACATTCTTAACAAAACCGTAAGACAGGGACTTCTTCAGCCTGTAAATGTCTATCTTGACAGCCCTCTTGCTGAAGAAGCAACTAAAATATATCTCTCCCATCCAGAGCTTTTTGATGATGAAGCTTTAAGAGAAATGAAAAACTCCAATCGTTTATCTATAAAACTTCACTTTGTAAAAACTGTGGAAGAATCAAAAAAGCTAAACTCAATCAAATCAAATGCTGTTATTATTGCTGGAAGTGGAATGTGTCAGGGTGGAAGAATTGTATATCATCTTTATCATAACATTGATAGAGAGGAATGTAGTATCATTTTTGCAGGATTTCAGGCTAAAGGAACTCTTGGGAGAAAAATTGTTGATGGAGAAAAAGAAGTTTCAATTCTCGGTAAAATGCTACCTGTAAGAGCAAAGGTTTACACAATTGGTGGTTTCTCAGCCCATGCTGACAGGGATGAACTTCTCAAGTGGCTTCAGTCAATAAAAACAAAACCGGAAATCTTTCTCGTCCACGGTGAAGCAGAAGTTATTGAAGCTTTCAAAAACTCCATAGAAGAAAAATTCGGATTTCCATGCAGGATTCCAGAAAGACTCTCCGTTTATGAAATTTAA
- the ftsZ gene encoding cell division protein FtsZ, with protein MFEIEEVERPVAKIKVIGVGGAGTNAVNTMISSGVYGVEFIAVNTDIQHLEISLAPVKVQIGKELTKGLGAGSDPELGKKSALEDKDTLLSCIEGSDLIFITAGMGGGTGTGAAPVIASLAKELGILTVAVVTKPFYFEGKKRLQNAVVGIKELKKYVDTIIIIPNDRIHMVVEKGTPLVKSFAIANDILRQAVQGISDLILSPGFINRDFADVRTIIENSGKAVIGLGTCTKQEGAAEAARRAINNPLLEETSIEGAKRILINITGGFDLTLDEVQEIAGAIYDVAHEEANIIFGTVIKSEIENEIYVTVIATGFEDKTEEINLSSTEKWMPKGSSISLKQTKRIISKDIQSLSSLNLHSINEKVENPPNSEKHLSTSSENKEVDISCETESNSPEEKLKIQSSEDSIILKEPSKEIPTDIEDEIDIPAYLRKKYKILNEKNI; from the coding sequence ATGTTTGAAATTGAAGAAGTGGAAAGACCTGTAGCAAAGATAAAAGTTATAGGAGTTGGAGGAGCCGGGACAAATGCTGTAAATACAATGATTTCTTCAGGGGTTTATGGAGTTGAGTTTATAGCAGTCAATACTGACATACAGCACCTTGAAATATCCCTGGCTCCTGTAAAGGTTCAGATTGGAAAGGAGCTTACAAAAGGTCTTGGAGCAGGCTCTGACCCTGAACTTGGTAAGAAGTCAGCGCTGGAAGACAAAGACACTCTTCTTTCCTGTATTGAAGGCTCAGATTTAATTTTTATAACAGCAGGGATGGGGGGAGGAACAGGAACAGGCGCAGCGCCTGTGATCGCTTCTTTAGCAAAAGAACTGGGAATACTGACAGTAGCAGTTGTCACAAAGCCATTTTATTTTGAAGGCAAAAAAAGGCTTCAAAATGCTGTTGTGGGAATAAAAGAGTTGAAAAAATATGTGGATACAATCATTATTATTCCCAATGACAGAATTCACATGGTTGTTGAAAAAGGAACTCCTCTTGTAAAATCTTTTGCAATTGCCAATGACATTTTAAGACAGGCTGTTCAGGGAATTTCAGACCTCATTTTAAGTCCTGGCTTTATAAATAGAGACTTTGCAGATGTAAGGACTATTATTGAAAACTCTGGTAAGGCAGTAATTGGGCTTGGAACATGCACAAAACAGGAAGGTGCAGCTGAGGCCGCTCGCCGTGCAATTAATAATCCACTGCTTGAAGAAACATCAATAGAGGGAGCAAAAAGAATATTGATAAACATTACAGGAGGATTTGATCTTACTCTTGATGAAGTACAGGAAATTGCAGGAGCAATTTACGATGTTGCCCATGAAGAGGCAAACATAATATTTGGAACTGTAATAAAGTCTGAAATAGAAAACGAGATATATGTTACAGTTATTGCAACAGGATTTGAAGACAAAACTGAGGAGATAAATTTAAGCTCCACTGAGAAGTGGATGCCAAAAGGTAGTAGTATTTCTTTAAAACAAACAAAGAGAATCATCTCAAAAGATATTCAATCTCTTTCTTCGTTAAATCTTCATTCAATAAATGAAAAAGTGGAAAATCCACCAAATTCAGAAAAACATTTATCTACTTCCTCTGAAAATAAGGAAGTTGATATCTCTTGTGAGACGGAATCAAATTCCCCAGAAGAAAAATTAAAAATACAGTCCTCTGAAGACTCTATAATTTTAAAGGAACCCTCAAAAGAGATTCCTACAGATATTGAAGATGAGATTGATATACCAGCTTATTTGAGAAAGAAATATAAAATTCTGAATGAGAAAAATATTTAA
- a CDS encoding radical SAM protein has product MRKIFNRIDALLKKEKGTIFKEHGGRIKICLIYPNLYQVGISNLGFQAVYRLFNQRKDVVCERAFLPEKEQDFINHPLVSFESKTPLYEFDIVAFSLCFENDYPNILKVLKLGRIPHYTSERDFNHPLVVAGGVGAFSNPEPVAEIFDALFIGEAEEVIDKFIEVYRTIKEGCYLEDFKENLKKELMNLDGFYVPEAYEEVYFQGKLKGRRILWKNAPEKIKKVYCKDFAEKFNFSQIITEEAVFSNMFLLESMRGCPFSCRFCLVGYVYKPVRKASFEKLREIIENLKPIKAGIIAPSLTAYSELKELLKIQGVELSFTSLRADKTTIEILKNLVSQKTVTLAPEAGSQRLRKIIKKEISEEDLLTIADKLKQTSVETLKLYFMIGLPFEKDEEIDEIVKLIKKIRDVFPRRTVASVSIFVPKPFTPFQWHRMEEYEKVKEKLKKLKRDTLQIKGFKLVHEVPKYSYMEGYFARASRKAISVIERISEGENFGKIFDEVKDSLYEIKSFRDYLPWDFIEHEGLTKEALWKEYERAKDLACQTGNI; this is encoded by the coding sequence ATGAGAAAAATATTTAACAGAATTGATGCTCTTCTGAAAAAAGAAAAGGGTACGATTTTTAAGGAGCATGGTGGCAGAATAAAGATATGTCTCATATATCCAAATCTATACCAGGTTGGCATATCAAACTTGGGGTTTCAAGCTGTTTACAGGCTTTTTAATCAAAGAAAGGATGTTGTCTGTGAAAGAGCTTTTCTTCCCGAGAAAGAGCAGGATTTTATAAATCATCCCCTTGTGTCATTTGAATCAAAAACACCGCTTTATGAGTTTGATATAGTGGCTTTCAGTCTTTGTTTTGAAAATGACTATCCAAATATTCTAAAAGTATTAAAACTTGGCAGAATTCCTCATTATACTTCAGAGAGAGACTTTAATCATCCCCTTGTTGTTGCAGGTGGAGTTGGAGCTTTCAGCAATCCTGAACCTGTTGCAGAAATTTTTGATGCTTTATTTATCGGTGAGGCTGAAGAAGTTATTGATAAATTCATAGAAGTTTACAGAACTATTAAGGAAGGTTGCTATCTGGAAGATTTTAAGGAGAATTTAAAAAAAGAGCTTATGAACCTTGATGGTTTTTATGTTCCTGAAGCATACGAAGAAGTATATTTTCAGGGAAAATTAAAAGGAAGGAGAATTTTGTGGAAAAATGCTCCAGAAAAAATTAAGAAGGTTTACTGTAAAGATTTTGCAGAAAAATTCAATTTTTCCCAGATAATTACTGAAGAGGCTGTATTTTCCAACATGTTTCTTTTAGAAAGTATGCGTGGATGCCCTTTCAGTTGCAGATTCTGTCTTGTGGGATATGTTTATAAGCCTGTAAGGAAAGCTTCTTTTGAAAAATTAAGAGAAATAATTGAAAATCTAAAACCCATTAAAGCAGGAATAATAGCTCCTTCTCTGACAGCTTACAGTGAGCTAAAAGAATTACTCAAAATTCAAGGCGTTGAATTATCTTTTACTTCCCTGAGGGCAGATAAAACAACCATTGAAATCCTAAAAAATCTTGTATCACAGAAAACCGTTACTCTTGCTCCAGAAGCAGGTTCTCAGAGATTAAGAAAAATAATAAAAAAAGAAATCAGTGAAGAAGATCTTCTCACCATAGCAGACAAACTTAAACAAACCAGTGTAGAAACTCTGAAGCTTTATTTTATGATAGGCCTTCCTTTTGAAAAAGATGAAGAGATTGATGAAATAGTTAAACTCATTAAAAAAATCAGAGATGTTTTCCCTCGCAGGACAGTAGCAAGTGTAAGCATATTTGTTCCAAAGCCTTTTACTCCCTTTCAATGGCACAGGATGGAGGAGTATGAGAAAGTTAAAGAGAAATTGAAAAAATTGAAAAGAGATACATTGCAGATTAAGGGATTCAAGCTTGTTCATGAAGTTCCAAAATACTCTTACATGGAGGGATACTTTGCAAGAGCATCAAGAAAGGCAATTTCAGTGATTGAGAGGATTTCAGAGGGAGAAAACTTCGGGAAAATCTTTGATGAAGTCAAGGACAGCCTCTATGAAATTAAATCTTTTAGAGATTATCTACCATGGGATTTCATTGAACATGAAGGATTAACTAAAGAGGCTTTATGGAAGGAATATGAAAGGGCTAAGGATTTAGCCTGCCAAACTGGTAACATTTAA
- a CDS encoding radical SAM protein — MKFNRYFINENFFIKLIEFPALYNIKTDELYSIDEKALKILKSIETGNLLNINGKDEKEFITYCINEGILTEKPQKRIKTVIKQSPIPSLRYLELQITNQCNLRCKHCFVERDKPQSLSFEKIKKILKEFEQMQGLRVLITGGEPLLHPEFEKINDFITNLAIRKILFTNGVLLTDDVLKNLNVEEIQISLDGMKKGHEILRGKGTFDKTLQAIKRAIEYGFQVSVATVIHKGNLTDFKELENLIKTLEIREWTVDALTITGNLRLHQELWVPPEEAYKIMQRYGFSMEDHPRAEEYGCGSHLLTVLSSGLVAFCSFYEEEPIGSIDEGLENLWKKKKQIILSELECAKIKCPFLQECRGGCRFRAMALTGRKNAPDFFKCYQFGRLNP; from the coding sequence ATGAAATTTAACAGATACTTCATCAATGAAAATTTCTTTATAAAACTTATTGAATTTCCAGCACTTTATAACATAAAAACAGACGAGCTTTACAGCATTGATGAAAAGGCATTAAAAATACTTAAAAGTATTGAAACCGGCAACCTCTTAAATATCAACGGAAAAGATGAAAAAGAATTCATAACATACTGCATAAACGAAGGAATCCTTACTGAAAAGCCTCAAAAAAGAATTAAAACTGTAATTAAACAATCACCAATTCCCTCACTTAGATATCTTGAGTTACAGATTACAAATCAATGTAATCTCAGATGCAAACACTGTTTCGTTGAGAGAGATAAACCGCAAAGTCTGTCTTTTGAAAAAATTAAAAAAATTCTCAAAGAATTTGAACAGATGCAGGGATTGAGAGTTCTAATTACAGGTGGAGAGCCTCTGCTACATCCTGAATTTGAAAAAATCAATGATTTTATAACAAACCTTGCCATAAGAAAAATTCTTTTTACCAATGGAGTTTTGCTTACTGATGATGTATTGAAAAATCTGAATGTTGAAGAAATCCAAATAAGCCTTGACGGAATGAAAAAGGGACATGAAATTTTAAGAGGAAAAGGAACATTTGATAAAACTCTGCAGGCAATAAAAAGGGCAATTGAATACGGATTTCAGGTATCCGTGGCAACAGTAATTCATAAAGGCAATCTTACAGATTTTAAGGAGCTGGAAAACCTTATTAAAACCTTAGAAATAAGGGAATGGACAGTGGATGCCCTCACAATAACAGGGAATTTAAGGCTTCATCAGGAACTGTGGGTACCTCCAGAAGAGGCATATAAAATCATGCAAAGATACGGATTCTCTATGGAAGACCATCCAAGAGCAGAAGAATACGGGTGTGGTAGTCATTTGCTTACTGTGCTTTCAAGCGGTCTTGTAGCCTTTTGCTCTTTCTATGAAGAGGAACCAATAGGTAGCATTGATGAAGGATTGGAGAATCTATGGAAAAAGAAAAAACAGATTATATTAAGTGAGCTTGAATGTGCAAAAATCAAATGTCCCTTTCTTCAGGAATGCAGAGGTGGTTGCAGATTCAGAGCAATGGCTTTAACTGGCAGAAAAAATGCGCCAGATTTTTTTAAATGTTACCAGTTTGGCAGGCTAAATCCTTAG
- the dapA gene encoding 4-hydroxy-tetrahydrodipicolinate synthase, with product MFKGSMVAIVTPFKKGKVDEKALEELIEWHIKEGTHAIVPCGTTGEASTLDYEEHYRVIEITVKVVNKRIPVIAGTGSNSTEEAIVIARKAEKLGADACLSVTPYYNKPTQEGLYRHFKEIADKTGLPMILYNVPGRTSVNMLPQTVARLAEHPRIVGIKEATGDMKQVSELIRLCGAEFAVISGDDFTNLPLLSLGGKGFISVTANICPRDMAELFNAWERGDINLARQLHYKLEPLNKAMFIETNPIPVKTALAMMGKIKEEFRLPLCEMSEANKQKLAEVLRSAGLIK from the coding sequence ATGTTTAAAGGTTCAATGGTTGCAATAGTAACACCTTTTAAGAAAGGCAAAGTGGATGAAAAGGCTCTTGAAGAGCTTATAGAATGGCATATAAAGGAAGGAACTCATGCTATTGTTCCATGTGGCACAACTGGTGAGGCATCAACTCTTGATTATGAAGAGCATTACAGAGTTATTGAAATTACTGTAAAAGTCGTAAACAAACGAATTCCTGTTATTGCAGGAACAGGCTCAAACTCAACAGAAGAGGCAATAGTGATTGCCCGCAAAGCAGAAAAACTCGGCGCAGACGCTTGTCTTTCAGTAACTCCATATTATAATAAACCTACTCAGGAAGGACTGTATAGACATTTTAAAGAAATCGCAGACAAAACAGGACTGCCGATGATTCTCTACAATGTTCCTGGAAGAACTTCAGTGAATATGTTACCGCAGACAGTGGCTCGCCTTGCTGAGCATCCGAGAATTGTTGGAATTAAAGAGGCTACAGGAGATATGAAGCAAGTAAGCGAACTTATAAGACTCTGTGGAGCTGAGTTTGCTGTTATTTCAGGAGATGATTTTACAAATCTGCCTCTCCTGTCGCTTGGTGGAAAAGGCTTTATATCAGTAACTGCAAACATCTGCCCAAGAGACATGGCAGAGCTATTTAATGCATGGGAAAGAGGAGACATTAATCTTGCGAGACAATTACATTACAAACTGGAGCCTCTTAACAAAGCAATGTTCATCGAAACAAATCCCATTCCAGTTAAAACAGCCCTTGCAATGATGGGTAAAATAAAAGAGGAATTCAGGCTTCCTCTATGTGAGATGTCGGAAGCGAACAAACAAAAACTTGCGGAGGTTTTGCGTAGCGCTGGTCTTATTAAATGA